One part of the Desulfonema ishimotonii genome encodes these proteins:
- a CDS encoding IS110 family transposase produces MKQNHRNIKNERFDITNNMLILACDVSRDDITLHTETPGGKIERIFKNKINAIEKELRQFGLFVSAGKYVAAAVVAESTGVYHDALFRIARKLGMHTAYVSTEAVAKMRVIETNDTGKTDIKDPKVIHTLAKIGKTLHHRIFEEPYSLLREWNTIYDAADQAVVQSKCAIHALIRMMFPDFGMKKDFIFGKSGQALMAAYQFDPLKIVRDGKISFHKTMKSRYHRIHLKSIEKIVPVNNPVRCYNA; encoded by the coding sequence ATGAAACAGAATCATCGCAATATTAAAAATGAACGCTTTGATATCACGAATAATATGCTCATTCTTGCCTGCGATGTCAGCCGGGATGACATCACCCTTCATACCGAAACCCCGGGCGGTAAGATCGAACGCATTTTCAAAAACAAAATCAATGCGATTGAAAAAGAACTGCGACAGTTCGGCCTGTTCGTATCAGCCGGTAAATATGTGGCGGCCGCCGTTGTTGCCGAGTCCACCGGTGTGTACCATGACGCACTCTTCAGGATCGCCCGCAAACTCGGTATGCACACCGCCTATGTCAGTACCGAGGCTGTGGCAAAAATGCGTGTCATTGAAACCAATGACACAGGAAAAACAGACATCAAAGACCCGAAAGTGATTCACACCCTGGCAAAGATCGGAAAAACCCTTCACCACCGCATTTTCGAAGAGCCATACTCTCTGCTGCGAGAGTGGAACACGATTTACGATGCGGCGGATCAGGCTGTCGTTCAGTCGAAATGCGCGATTCACGCCCTGATTCGGATGATGTTTCCCGATTTCGGCATGAAAAAGGATTTTATTTTCGGTAAATCCGGGCAGGCCCTGATGGCGGCATATCAGTTTGATCCTCTTAAAATTGTCCGTGACGGAAAAATATCATTTCACAAGACCATGAAGTCCCGTTATCATCGCATTCATTTAAAATCAATTGAAAAAATTGTACCTGTAAATAATCCTGTGAGATGCTAT